The proteins below come from a single Carassius carassius chromosome 11, fCarCar2.1, whole genome shotgun sequence genomic window:
- the znf142 gene encoding zinc finger protein 142, with protein MDRQRPGCESEQLKHEENNAANTPEALSQLKGMDMPIQTRSKKSVTKKLKASTKKGKKCATISQEKFSSNVGHVAEGTEHMFRTHICSECRRCFKTRSHLIEHMRIHFPDPNLQCPTCKHYFTSKSKLRIHMLRETGQKLHRCHLCEYGSVERNSLRRHLASVHGHQEDDAPSGELFKCPTCQKTFSQSQALKSHMKSHNKTQDGQPLHCFHKGCSFQCREKKKLLKHVLDAHQIEAVECRHHACGAFFGSIEDMEKHLRTHQAYHCPHCDFSCSNKSLFQQHKRQGHPGNQELNCSFCPFTTLNPVEFDQHVGHFHASEKTQHCEQCSFVTAHKRVLKRHMLMHTGEKPHKCTLCDFRCRDETYLSKHMLTHSDDKQHMCSECGYVTKWKHYLSVHMRKHAGDLRYKCNQCPYRCHRIDQLNSHKLRHQEKSLICEVCAYSCKRKTELRSHMQLKHSTKADPQTPVYQCTFCPYTTKYRQALHSHENCRHTQTRVFRCALCRYTTFSNTGLFLHKKKSHGYVPGDVRWLEKYAQKEKEQSSVDLTHNFFSKTTAPQILNSEYREETVNAIVSNKTIDDSKDMSVNENENEAISSTIGGTEEINLVQQASFDIESAREEASNLSEGDPNNEEQCGSPHFTSQTSQSSTQMVLAETLNIHDTAFDDHFESQQTVHENFQQPSADDDDDNATYFEDQSDSEELPPLTETERNREGLHQEKCVEASASETRLHVMRKQDKDQAEALVLEGRVQMLVVQTRDSMYQCSRCSYVTRKHAALIRHCKSSCQVMKAGLRCQDCGMQFKQQRSLNTHLRKCRLLLRHRKKSVFDSTVGISGSCEGNSGNDASMQLQSTPLKSLTMHPEPVEVNDSTDSRVQDDGDSLSPIIAVAVNETDSLTSTNKRGQAIVRSRNKMAEKEALVNDEIFGYIEDDGRYSCRKCPFSSVRKVTIGRHCATCSGSTNKVDLAEMGEQFEQEDNPSDSEHDQEEDGANDSERDSVEEKRPQDPKPRFSCPKCPFLCHQKRALASHQIKGCLKPGETQCPQCSFVAKSEKSLNHHILGHKKEKKVSRGKISGNLQCNLCSFTCKQERCLTQHVAVKHEGVRPHQCRFCSFSTIRRYRLEAHESMHTGVGRHCCDLCGQTFGTTSRLRLHHQRIHDKQATHFCSLCDYRAYNLNDINRHNLSCHTGDLSYYCSQCNARFVSDVALRQHSNRAHPDANSLSCTQCSFTCGCQAALKTHIQHEHSDIKTKDPQNGPEKQGKMSITHQCSVCSFSTHKRLLLVQHMLDEHEHGPAEEKTLKCDVCGFYCTHQVVFDQHVRSHGGTCLFKCTECEFSTRNKQKITWHIRIHTGEKPYRCEKCNYACADPSRLKYHMKIHMEERKYLCPECGYKCKWVNQLKYHMTKHTGAKPYACEDCEYRTNRADALRIHRETRHRDVRSFICEKCGKAFKTRFLLKTHQRKHSEERPYVCSICQRAFRWPAGLRHHYLSHTNKLPFYCLHCPYRAKQKFQVVKHLQRHHPDLPVQDGVGKDQEASMSTQKTWIREAEERQEDGQTALEHMQTAGDM; from the exons ATGGACCGACAAAGGCCTGGATGTGAGTCAGAACAACTCAAGCATGAGGAAAATAATGCAGCAAATACACCGGAAG ctttGTCTCAGTTGAAGGGGATGGATATGCCTATTCAAACGAGAAGCAAgaaaagtgtaaccaaaaaactGAAAGCATCaacaaaaaaggggaaaaaatgtgCTACCATTAGCCAAGAAAAGTTTTCTTCTAAtg TGGGACATGTTGCAGAGGGCACCGAACACATGTTTCGCACCCACATCTGCTCTGAATGCAGACGCTGCTTCAAGACTCGCTCCCATTTGATAGAACATATGCGTATACACTTTCCTGACCCGAATCTGCAATGTCCCACCTGCAAACACTATTTCACCAGTAAGAGTAAGCTGCGCATCCACATGCTGAGAGAGACGGGACAGAAACTGCACCGGTGTCATCTATGTGAGTATGGATCGGTGGAACGTAACTCTCTGCGACGACACCTCGCCAGTGTGCATGGGCATCAAGAAGATGATGCTCCTAGCGGAGAGCTCTTTAAGTGCCCAACTTGCCAAAAGACTTTCAGTCAGAGTCAGGCATTAAAGAGCCATATGAAGTCTCACAATAAAACACAAGATGGTCAGCCATTACATTGCTTCCATAAAGGCTGCTCATTTCAgtgtagagaaaagaaaaagCTTCTAAAGCATGTGTTAGATGCTCATCAAATTGAAGCCGTAGAGTGCCGTCATCACGCCTGTGGGGCTTTCTTCGGGAGCATAGAAGACATGGAGAAACATTTGCGCACACATCAGGCTTATCACTGCCCCCATTGTGACTTCTCATGCTCAAATAAGAGCCTTTTTCAGCAGCACAAAAGGCAAGGACATCCAGGGAATCAAGAACTGAACTGTAGCTTCTGCCCTTTCACAACCCTCAACCCTGTAGAGTTCGATCAACATGTTGGTCACTTTCATGCCAGTGAGAAAACACAGCACTGTGAGCAGTGCAGCTTTGTAACGGCTCACAAAAGAGTTCTGAAAAGACACATGCTGATGCATACTG GTGAAAAGCCCCACAAATGTACTCTGTGTGACTTCAGATGTCGCGATGAAACATATCTTTCAAAACACATGCTGACACACTCTGATGACAAACAGCACATGTGCTCAGAATGTGGATATGTTACGAAATGGAAACACTACCTCAGTGTCCACATGCGTAAGCATGCAGGAGATCTAAG GTACAAATGTAATCAGTGTCCATATCGTTGCCATCGCATCGACCAGCTGAACAGCCATAAACTCCGTCACCAGGAAAAATCCTTGATCTGTGAGGTGTGTGCGTACTCCTGCAAGAGAAAGACTGAATTGCGCAGCCATATGCAGCTCAAGCACTCCACAAAGGCAGATCCTCAAACTCCTGTTTACCAGTGCACGTTTTGCCCTTACACAACAAAGTACCGCCAAGCGCTGCATAGCCACGAGAACTGCAGGCACACCCAGACACGCGTTTTCCGCTGCGCACTGTGCCGCTACACCACATTTAGCAACACCGGCCTTTTCCTGCATAAAAAGAAATCCCACGGATATGTGCCTGGAGATGTGAGGTGGcttgagaaatatgcacagaaagaaaaagagcaaAGCTCTGTGGATTTGACGCATAACTTTTTCTCCAAAACCACAGCACCTCAGATTTTAAATTCAGAATATAGGGAAGAAACAGTTAATGCAATAGTTTCTAATAAGACTATAGATGACTCAAAAGATATGTCCGtgaatgagaatgagaatgaaGCAATATCATCCACTATTGGAGGAACTGAGGAAATTAATTTAGTACAGCAGGCCAGTTTTGATATTGAATCTGCAAGAGAAGAGGCAAGTAATCTTTCTGAAGGAGATCCAAATAATGAAGAACAGTGTGGCTCCCCACATTTTACTTCCCAAACTAGCCAGAGTAGCACACAAATGGTACTTGCCGAGACACTAAATATACACGACACAGCATTTGATGACCATTTTGAATCTCAGCAAACAGTCCACGAGAACTTCCAACAACCAtcagctgatgatgatgatgacaatgcAACTTACTTTGAGGATCAAAGTGACTCTGAAGAGTTGCCACCATTGACTGAAACTGAAAGAAACAGGGAGGGACTCCATCAGGAGAAATGTGTAGAGGCCTCGGCTTCTGAGACTCGTTTGCATGTCATGAGAAAACAGGATAAAGACCAGGCTGAAGCCCTTGTACTAGAGGGCAGGGTGCAGATGCTTGTCGTCCAGACACGGGACAGTATGTATCAGTGTAGCCGCTGCTCCTATGTGACCAGAAAGCATGCAGCATTAATCCGGCACTGCAAGTCATCCTGCCAGGTCATGAAGGCAGGACTACGCTGCCAGGACTGTGGTATGCAGTTTAAACAGCAGCGGTCTTTGAACACCCACCTCCGGAAGTGCCGGTTactgctgaggcacagaaagaAGTCTGTTTTCGATAGCACTGTAGGTATATCAGGGAGTTGTGAAGGTAATTCAGGGAATGATGCATCTATGCAATTACAGAGTACACCTCTTAAATCCCTCACAATGCATCCTGAACCTGTTGAAGTCAATGATTCTACAGATTCAAGAGTACAAGATGATGGTGACTCACTGTCTCCTATTATAGCTGTTGCAGTAAATGAGACTGATTCACTGACAAGCACAAATAAAAGAGGGCAGGCAATTGTGAGGAGTAGAAACAAGATGGCAGAAAAGGAGGCATTGGTAAATGATGAGATTTTTGGGTATATTGAAGATGATGGTAGGTATAGTTGCAGAAAATGTCCTTTCTCATCTGTTAGGAAAGTCACAATAGGTCGGCATTGTGCAACATGCAGTGGAAGCACCAATAAGGTAGATCTGGCTGAGATGGGAGAGCAGTTTGAGCAAGAAGATAATCCTAGCGATTCAGAACATGATCAGGAGGAAGACGGGGCAAATGACTCAGAAAGGGATTCAGTAGAAGAAAAGAGACCCCAAGACCCCAAACCTCGTTTCTCATGTCCCAAATGTCCTTTTCTCTGCCACCAAAAGAGAGCTCTAGCAAGTCATCAGATAAAGGGCTGTTTAAAACCAGGTGAAACACAGTGTCCACAGTGTTCATTTGTTGCCAAATCGGAAAAATCTCTCAATCATCATATCCTAGGTCACAAGAAAGAGAAGAAGGTTTCTAGAGGTAAAATATCTGGCAACCTACAGTGCAATCTTTGCTCCTTCACCTGCAAGCAAGAGCGCTGCCTGACACAGCATGTTGCTGTGAAGCATGAGGGAGTCCGTCCTCACCAATGCCGCTTCTGTTCATTTAGCACAATCCGTCGCTATCGACTTGAGGCCCATGAGTCCATGCACACAGGTGTTGGGAGGCATTGCTGTGATCTCTGTGGCCAAACTTTCGGCACCACATCTAGACTACGCTTGCACCATCAACGCATTCATGACAAACAGGCAACGCACTTCTGTTCGCTTTGTGACTACAGAGCTTATAACCTCAATGACATCAACCGCCACAACTTGAGCTGCCACACTGGTGATCTTAGCTACTATTGCAGCCAATGCAATGCACGCTTCGTCTCTGATGTTGCCCTTAGGCAACATTCCAACCGAGCACATCCAGATGCTAACAGCTTGTCTTGCACCCAATGTAGCTTCACCTGTGGTTGCCAGGCTGCTCTCAAAACACACATCCAGCATGAACATTCTGATATCAAGACGAAAGATCCTCAAAATGGTCCAGAAAAACAAGGCAAGATGTCCATCACCCATCAGTGCTCGGTCTGTTCCTTTAGTACCCATAAAAGACTCCTCCTGGTCCAGCATATGTTAGATGAGCATGAACATGGACCAGCTGAGGAGAAAACTCTTAAGTGTGATGTCTGTGGTTTCTATTGCACCCACCAAGTGGTGTTTGACCAGCATGTGAGGTCACACGGAGGAACTTGCCTCTTTAAGTGCACTGAATGCGAGTTTTCcaccagaaacaagcagaagaTCACCTGGCACATTCGAATCCATACAGGAGAGAAACCTTACCGGTGTGAGAAGTGCAATTATGCATGTGCTGATCCTTCAAGACTGAAG TATCACATGAAGATTCACATGGAGGAACGCAAGTATCTCTGCCCAGAATGTGGCTACAAATGCAAATGGGTAAACCAGCTGAAGTATCACATGACAAAACATACAG GTGCCAAACCTTATGCATGTGAGGACTGCGAGTACCGCACCAACCGTGCCGATGCCCTGCGCATCCACCGGGAGACACGTCACAGAGACGTGCGTTCCTTTATATGCGAGAAGTGCGGAAAGGCTTTCAA